One genomic segment of Halorussus sp. MSC15.2 includes these proteins:
- a CDS encoding helix-turn-helix transcriptional regulator: MSADTPTSVENLRAFERDLLFAIRALERDDSPPKGLTIKQRLEAGPYEDVNHSRLYQNLDSLAADNYIQKRERDGRTNEYATTERTRALLEAFACRRARQTGVELEADANAETESAPNQIGPDHADASEQTESAPDQTDANMSEQEGES, translated from the coding sequence ATGAGCGCGGACACCCCTACGTCAGTCGAGAACCTTCGAGCGTTCGAGCGTGACCTCTTGTTTGCAATCCGGGCGCTCGAACGCGACGATAGCCCGCCGAAGGGCCTCACAATCAAACAACGTCTCGAAGCCGGACCGTACGAGGACGTGAACCATAGTCGGCTCTACCAGAACCTCGATTCTCTCGCCGCAGACAACTACATTCAGAAACGTGAGCGCGACGGCCGCACCAACGAGTACGCAACCACGGAGCGAACACGTGCCCTGCTGGAGGCGTTTGCGTGCCGACGCGCTCGACAAACCGGCGTCGAACTCGAAGCCGACGCCAACGCCGAGACCGAATCTGCTCCGAATCAAATCGGCCCAGACCATGCGGATGCGTCCGAGCAGACGGAATCTGCTCCGGACCAGACGGACGCCAATATGTCCGAACAGGAGGGCGAGTCATGA
- a CDS encoding winged helix-turn-helix domain-containing protein, with translation MTNADDYILEFLLNEGNKEIVATPSVIAENIDFNSGYVRQRISKLLDAGLIEYHSEPQGMYQITQKGRDYLAGDLDAEELEKDKE, from the coding sequence ATGACGAACGCAGATGACTACATCTTAGAGTTTCTTCTCAATGAAGGAAACAAAGAAATTGTCGCCACGCCATCTGTAATCGCCGAAAACATCGATTTCAATTCGGGGTACGTCCGACAGCGTATCTCGAAGCTCCTTGATGCAGGGTTAATCGAATACCATAGTGAACCACAAGGAATGTACCAAATCACGCAGAAAGGCCGTGACTACTTAGCTGGCGACCTTGACGCAGAAGAACTGGAAAAGGACAAGGAGTAG
- a CDS encoding LVIVD repeat-containing protein, whose product MRNADVKFGRRDGLYYRSQEPNPDEYDDFAGVEIIDYGYADGTPENPAILGTLDSGSTHNLFPHPTEPYVYTTEHHGMGVFDVSDPTDTSFVGTFGPEADLHDIVVDPENDLAHLAFIGDGFDGYVIMDVSDPANPEMAGSFSYEGRPDYADVPLGEEAFENCHYADYDPGRGIAVVGDEIGHGKPGGKHIFDIGWGDGSVSNPKPIGYTPSPNAEYQGDDPLETYDWTTHNHDIISKGNNSLLVDGAYHEGTVVWDISDPTDPTFTDRYATDDMADQAQGPGWLGEAPMAWGANYNATRDLTVVSDMVTGIYVFKVTPAAEKGGQ is encoded by the coding sequence GTGCGCAATGCAGACGTGAAGTTCGGCCGCCGCGATGGCCTCTACTACAGGTCACAGGAGCCGAATCCCGATGAATACGACGATTTCGCCGGTGTCGAAATCATCGACTACGGTTACGCAGACGGGACGCCCGAGAACCCGGCCATTCTCGGGACGCTCGACTCTGGGTCGACGCACAACCTCTTCCCACACCCGACCGAGCCGTACGTGTACACCACCGAACATCACGGCATGGGCGTCTTCGACGTGAGCGACCCGACCGATACCTCGTTCGTCGGGACGTTCGGCCCCGAAGCCGACCTCCACGACATCGTCGTCGACCCCGAAAACGACCTCGCGCACTTGGCGTTCATCGGCGACGGGTTCGACGGCTACGTCATCATGGACGTCAGCGACCCCGCGAACCCCGAGATGGCCGGGAGCTTCAGCTACGAAGGCCGACCGGACTACGCGGATGTCCCGCTGGGTGAGGAAGCGTTCGAGAACTGCCACTACGCCGACTACGACCCCGGACGTGGCATCGCCGTCGTCGGCGACGAAATTGGCCACGGCAAACCCGGCGGCAAACACATCTTCGACATCGGCTGGGGCGACGGCTCCGTCTCGAACCCCAAACCCATCGGATACACACCGTCTCCGAACGCGGAGTATCAGGGCGACGACCCATTGGAAACCTACGACTGGACGACGCACAACCACGACATCATCTCGAAGGGGAACAATTCTCTCCTCGTCGACGGCGCGTACCACGAAGGAACGGTCGTCTGGGACATCAGCGACCCGACAGACCCCACGTTCACCGACCGCTACGCGACCGACGACATGGCCGACCAAGCCCAAGGTCCGGGGTGGCTAGGCGAGGCTCCGATGGCGTGGGGTGCGAACTACAACGCGACGCGCGACCTCACGGTTGTGTCCGACATGGTCACCGGCATCTACGTCTTCAAAGTCACACCCGCCGCGGAGAAGGGAGGACAGTGA
- a CDS encoding UvrD-helicase domain-containing protein: MSSIMEYLRGLFSSSGTENQSKTKPVENLDPDDVLLDADDSPGAITISEQLIEWQENYNEEYTDFLTVQEALQQYEQATQTHDRLQPFLNHKEGLNETDREAVETVAERLETVIDFIETRDAFNQEWVERMKQNHADDLNSYFDNPAHEHTDNQFQAIFRNDNFNRVNAAAGTGKTTTFGRRVHFLLKEFDDVSEDDLLAFTFTRNGANEMETELDETFDITGVDVRTMDSYAKSVAESHYPDIELLVEEAKQTELANIWRDIKANPSHEGTYEEFMEVWKRDNYNPDDIDAVEQKYNSVTGKSKLVGGESIDTDSIPEENLAHQAIAQYLTSLELDYDYQVHLDWAPSSTGAYVLDFQLVEPAKGNTIYIEYCTSEETRSERPFYRNLNSERAETIERLFTPNPEQTFDPDGKEGVVLDGEELLEAPSDTIAWNKTTRDQFKNKVTNELERQLEDLGVDTSSRLTGQDFKDHVYDLNVLEREVVDKVEDFIQHARVREWTPEETEEKVEEFLDEIDDDEEIPEGVPEFADLAIAAYRQFEKVFDKVEKMDFHAATVLTRDLLEEEKVESEHLYTHVFVDEMQDLNPVQFSMVKQLAQQPHEVRVFGVGDDWQSIFGFRGARPNLFIDFGEHLEADNYEEAAATPIEVFSDKNPKLDNYEAYADSTLESNHRCPDTVVKASNVVIKNNEIRTEKDPKGHPGGDPLTVHHLGCDLFDNKLNDSMIRKIKNLMRHSPYAADETQVLLRQMGGDPIFYSKLKRELPNEVDIRTVHDAKGSEAEHVIIPKMIEGHFPSFRPDKWTDPVNHPPKKYQEENADYLLEEERRLFYVALTRAVTQLDIITVQGAESLFVAELPNDEDICVHKRPLSEEELNEIKTERETRRNITGVVDRRQAANYATLDWDDRGLIGINMYDATDEQIQQIDELAETDTTISLENCGIQYRSPSSERYDDALKLELQLDEDVTILTKAYQSTT; this comes from the coding sequence ATGTCGAGTATCATGGAGTACCTTCGCGGACTGTTTTCCTCAAGCGGAACCGAGAATCAATCCAAGACCAAACCGGTCGAGAATCTTGACCCGGACGATGTTCTCCTCGATGCAGACGATTCGCCGGGTGCCATCACTATCAGCGAACAACTCATTGAGTGGCAAGAGAACTACAATGAGGAGTATACTGACTTCCTAACCGTTCAAGAAGCCCTGCAACAATACGAGCAGGCAACACAAACTCACGACCGTCTCCAACCATTCCTCAACCACAAAGAGGGGCTCAACGAAACCGACAGGGAAGCCGTAGAGACCGTCGCCGAACGCCTCGAAACGGTTATCGATTTCATCGAAACCCGTGACGCATTCAACCAGGAATGGGTCGAACGGATGAAACAAAACCACGCAGACGACCTGAATAGTTACTTCGACAATCCCGCGCACGAGCATACCGATAATCAGTTCCAGGCAATATTCCGGAACGACAACTTCAATCGGGTGAACGCCGCAGCAGGCACGGGGAAGACGACAACCTTCGGACGCCGCGTCCACTTTCTTCTCAAAGAATTCGACGACGTGAGCGAGGACGATTTGCTTGCGTTCACGTTCACTCGGAACGGGGCAAACGAGATGGAGACAGAACTGGATGAAACGTTCGACATTACCGGTGTTGATGTCCGAACCATGGACTCGTATGCCAAAAGCGTGGCAGAGTCCCATTACCCCGATATCGAACTGCTTGTCGAGGAAGCCAAACAGACTGAACTGGCCAATATCTGGCGCGACATCAAAGCTAACCCCTCCCATGAAGGGACCTATGAGGAGTTCATGGAGGTTTGGAAGCGCGATAACTACAACCCCGACGACATCGACGCAGTTGAACAAAAATACAACTCGGTCACGGGCAAATCGAAATTGGTCGGCGGGGAATCCATTGACACCGATTCGATACCGGAAGAGAACCTCGCTCACCAAGCAATTGCACAATACCTGACTTCACTCGAACTCGACTACGATTACCAAGTCCATCTCGACTGGGCACCATCCTCCACTGGCGCATACGTCCTCGACTTCCAACTCGTCGAACCCGCCAAAGGGAACACCATCTACATCGAGTATTGCACGTCCGAAGAAACACGGAGTGAACGTCCCTTTTATCGGAATCTCAATAGCGAACGAGCAGAAACTATCGAGCGCCTGTTCACACCGAATCCGGAGCAGACGTTTGACCCGGACGGAAAAGAAGGGGTGGTATTAGACGGTGAGGAACTGTTGGAGGCACCGAGCGACACTATCGCCTGGAATAAAACGACGAGAGACCAGTTCAAAAACAAGGTTACGAACGAACTCGAACGCCAACTGGAAGACCTCGGAGTCGATACTTCCTCGCGTCTCACCGGCCAAGACTTCAAAGACCACGTCTATGACCTGAACGTTCTTGAGCGGGAAGTTGTCGACAAAGTGGAGGACTTCATCCAACATGCACGCGTCCGCGAATGGACGCCTGAGGAAACAGAAGAGAAAGTCGAGGAATTCCTCGACGAAATCGACGACGACGAGGAAATCCCGGAGGGAGTTCCGGAATTCGCAGACTTAGCCATCGCCGCCTATCGCCAATTCGAGAAAGTCTTCGACAAAGTCGAAAAAATGGACTTCCACGCTGCAACCGTCCTTACACGCGACCTCTTGGAAGAAGAGAAAGTCGAAAGCGAACACCTCTACACACACGTCTTCGTAGACGAAATGCAGGACCTGAATCCTGTGCAATTCAGCATGGTCAAACAACTCGCTCAGCAACCCCATGAGGTTCGCGTGTTCGGAGTGGGCGACGACTGGCAGAGCATCTTCGGATTCCGTGGTGCCCGGCCAAACCTGTTCATCGACTTCGGGGAACACTTAGAGGCCGACAACTACGAGGAAGCTGCCGCCACTCCGATTGAGGTCTTCAGCGATAAGAACCCCAAATTGGACAACTACGAGGCATACGCAGACAGCACGCTCGAATCCAATCATCGGTGCCCAGATACTGTTGTCAAGGCCAGCAACGTTGTCATCAAGAATAACGAGATTCGAACGGAGAAAGACCCGAAAGGACATCCCGGTGGTGATCCGCTTACCGTCCACCACCTTGGTTGCGACCTCTTCGACAACAAGCTAAACGATTCGATGATTCGGAAAATCAAGAACCTCATGCGGCACTCGCCATACGCCGCCGATGAGACGCAAGTCCTGCTCCGACAGATGGGCGGTGACCCCATCTTCTATTCTAAACTCAAGCGGGAACTTCCGAACGAAGTTGATATTCGAACTGTTCACGATGCAAAGGGTTCCGAGGCAGAGCACGTTATCATCCCGAAGATGATCGAAGGCCATTTCCCGAGCTTCCGTCCAGACAAATGGACAGACCCGGTGAACCACCCCCCGAAGAAGTACCAAGAGGAAAATGCAGACTACCTTCTCGAGGAGGAACGCCGACTGTTCTACGTGGCGTTGACTCGAGCAGTAACGCAATTAGATATCATCACTGTTCAAGGGGCGGAGTCACTGTTCGTGGCTGAACTCCCGAATGACGAAGATATCTGCGTCCACAAGCGCCCGCTCTCGGAAGAAGAACTGAACGAAATCAAAACGGAACGCGAAACCCGGCGAAACATCACTGGCGTCGTCGACCGGCGGCAGGCGGCAAACTACGCCACGCTTGACTGGGACGACCGTGGACTCATCGGGATTAACATGTACGACGCAACCGATGAGCAGATACAACAAATCGACGAGCTCGCAGAAACGGACACCACCATCAGTTTGGAGAACTGCGGCATCCAGTATCGGTCACCAAGTAGTGAACGATACGACGACGCTCTCAAACTCGAACTCCAGTTAGATGAGGACGTAACGATTCTGACGAAGGCCTACCAATCGACGACCTAA
- a CDS encoding helix-turn-helix transcriptional regulator has translation MTQSRSVKQTAANLTSYKRDLLLAVYRANEATEIPVGADVKRELEALGQTNTAGGQFYPRLNELVDQDLVTKSDHPDDARGFTCDLTDEGKTVLTQLFVRNAISLDIDVPESDLPAEPPRPGLRLHGRPRG, from the coding sequence ATGACGCAGTCTCGCTCGGTCAAGCAGACGGCGGCCAACCTCACCAGCTACAAACGCGACCTCTTGCTCGCAGTCTACCGCGCGAACGAAGCTACCGAGATACCTGTCGGCGCGGACGTCAAGCGGGAACTGGAAGCGCTCGGCCAGACCAACACCGCGGGCGGTCAGTTCTATCCACGGCTCAATGAGCTAGTTGACCAAGACCTCGTTACCAAGAGCGACCATCCGGACGACGCCCGCGGATTCACCTGCGACCTCACCGACGAGGGGAAAACCGTACTCACGCAGTTGTTTGTGCGGAACGCCATCTCGCTCGACATCGACGTTCCCGAATCCGACTTACCTGCAGAGCCGCCGCGGCCCGGTCTCCGACTCCACGGGCGACCTCGCGGATAG
- a CDS encoding LVIVD repeat-containing protein yields MHRSTRRNLLKATGVLGLASVADLSSASVPGDAQRSTDDTLRLFSEQAVDGSLEVSTQGNYAYVATGDGLAVVDWHNPTRPKLVGSMTASDPAGGILDAKVDGDLVSLASNGGPGVTLVDVSNPTDPTEIEFVNVGHHIHNNFLADGYAYLTVNESGEAAFSEARTTIVDVHDPTNPHVVGEYRLKDDFPEFAMGGVSPCHDIYVQDDLLYQAFWDAGIVVADVSDPTNPQLVAQFGDAPGADKPGYNLERYLTRPGNAHYVQPSPDGDYVYVGAETFPGEVGVENPDNDDYGGIKIWDVSNPSNPRKLVRIEPPNVDAFRTSHNFDVTSNRLHASWYNGGVTVHDVSDPSNPETIASYHTDDTSFWGADAARGFTVASDIGGGLVFLHSDRGRRDSPGFDGTGRPDSPGMR; encoded by the coding sequence ATGCACCGTTCCACCAGACGCAACCTCCTGAAGGCGACCGGCGTGCTCGGCCTCGCCAGCGTCGCGGACCTCAGCAGTGCCAGCGTCCCCGGAGACGCGCAGAGGTCCACCGACGACACGCTCCGTCTGTTTAGCGAGCAGGCGGTCGACGGGTCGCTCGAAGTCTCCACGCAAGGCAACTACGCGTACGTCGCAACGGGCGACGGTCTCGCCGTCGTCGACTGGCATAACCCGACCCGGCCGAAACTCGTCGGGTCGATGACCGCATCCGATCCGGCAGGCGGCATTCTCGATGCCAAGGTCGACGGTGACCTCGTGAGCCTGGCGAGCAACGGTGGGCCGGGTGTCACGCTCGTGGACGTGAGCAATCCGACTGACCCGACCGAAATCGAGTTTGTGAACGTCGGCCATCACATCCATAATAACTTCCTCGCTGACGGCTACGCCTACCTCACCGTCAACGAGTCTGGCGAGGCGGCGTTCAGCGAGGCTCGCACCACCATCGTCGACGTACACGACCCGACGAACCCGCACGTCGTCGGCGAGTACCGCCTCAAAGACGACTTCCCCGAGTTCGCGATGGGCGGGGTCAGCCCGTGTCACGACATCTACGTCCAAGACGACCTCCTCTATCAGGCGTTCTGGGACGCGGGCATCGTCGTCGCGGACGTCAGCGACCCGACCAATCCGCAACTGGTGGCGCAGTTCGGCGACGCGCCCGGTGCGGACAAACCGGGTTACAATCTGGAGCGCTACCTCACACGGCCCGGGAACGCGCACTACGTCCAGCCGTCGCCAGACGGCGACTACGTCTACGTCGGCGCTGAGACGTTCCCCGGCGAAGTCGGTGTCGAGAACCCCGACAACGACGATTACGGTGGAATCAAAATCTGGGACGTCTCGAACCCTAGCAACCCCCGGAAACTCGTCCGCATCGAACCGCCGAACGTCGATGCGTTCCGCACATCGCACAACTTCGACGTCACCTCGAACCGACTCCACGCCTCGTGGTACAACGGCGGCGTGACGGTCCACGACGTGAGCGACCCGTCGAACCCCGAGACCATCGCCAGCTACCACACCGACGATACGTCGTTCTGGGGTGCCGACGCCGCACGCGGATTCACCGTTGCGAGCGACATCGGCGGCGGTCTCGTGTTCCTTCACAGTGACCGCGGCCGCAGGGACTCGCCGGGCTTCGATGGTACTGGCCGACCCGACTCACCGGGGATGCGGTGA